One Streptomyces mobaraensis NBRC 13819 = DSM 40847 DNA segment encodes these proteins:
- a CDS encoding radical SAM protein, producing the protein MGRSRTEEVEDLMDRFPGVPREAVIKEDLLRGGIAFDESALAGEEGGDVKPKSYFIFSFDHRTLPELGAAALRRPPEEIVLTGGPYGLRRTVVSVRVNPQSPYRVGVTPEGALGLMLDGRHIADVGLPPMPDYYRHTLANGKSVMEVAPTIQWGYLIYLTVFRVCQYFGAKEECQYCDINHNWRQHKAAGRPYTGVKSVEEVLEALEIIDKHDTAGASRAYTLTGGSITSRVDGLTEADFYGRYAQAIEERFPGRWTGKVVAQALPKADVQRFHDYGIRIYHPNYEVWDRRLFELYCPGKERYVGRDEWHRRILDSAEVFGPRNVIPNFVAGVEMAAPAGFATVGEAVDSTAEGLRFFMSRGITPRFTTWCPEPTTPLGRSNPQGAPLEYHIRLLQTYRATMDEFGLTSPPGYGPAGPGRAVFSVSSFMDSLPADDSGPAGA; encoded by the coding sequence ATGGGACGCAGCCGTACGGAAGAGGTCGAGGACCTGATGGACCGCTTCCCCGGGGTGCCGCGGGAAGCCGTCATCAAGGAGGACCTGCTGCGCGGCGGGATCGCCTTCGACGAGTCCGCGCTCGCCGGGGAGGAGGGCGGCGACGTCAAACCGAAGTCCTACTTCATCTTCTCCTTCGACCACCGCACCCTCCCCGAGCTGGGCGCCGCCGCGCTGCGCCGGCCGCCGGAGGAGATCGTGCTGACCGGCGGCCCCTACGGGCTGCGGCGCACCGTCGTCTCCGTACGGGTCAATCCCCAGTCCCCGTACCGCGTCGGGGTCACCCCTGAGGGTGCGCTCGGCCTGATGCTGGACGGCCGGCACATCGCGGACGTGGGCCTGCCGCCGATGCCGGACTACTACCGCCACACGCTCGCCAACGGGAAGTCGGTGATGGAGGTCGCCCCGACCATCCAGTGGGGCTACCTCATCTACCTGACGGTCTTCCGGGTCTGCCAGTACTTCGGTGCCAAGGAGGAGTGCCAGTACTGCGACATCAACCACAACTGGCGCCAGCACAAGGCGGCCGGCCGCCCGTACACGGGCGTGAAGTCGGTGGAGGAGGTACTGGAGGCGCTGGAGATCATCGACAAGCACGACACGGCCGGCGCCTCGCGCGCGTACACCCTCACCGGAGGTTCCATCACCTCGCGGGTGGACGGGCTCACCGAGGCGGACTTCTACGGCCGTTACGCGCAGGCGATCGAGGAGCGCTTCCCCGGGCGCTGGACCGGGAAGGTCGTCGCCCAGGCGCTGCCGAAGGCGGACGTCCAGCGGTTCCACGACTACGGGATCCGCATCTACCACCCCAACTACGAGGTGTGGGACCGGCGGTTGTTCGAGCTGTACTGCCCGGGCAAGGAGCGCTACGTCGGCCGGGACGAGTGGCACCGCCGCATCCTGGACTCGGCCGAGGTCTTCGGCCCGCGGAACGTCATCCCCAACTTCGTGGCGGGCGTGGAGATGGCGGCACCGGCCGGGTTCGCGACGGTCGGCGAGGCCGTCGACTCGACGGCGGAGGGGCTGCGGTTCTTCATGTCGCGTGGCATCACCCCGCGCTTCACCACCTGGTGCCCGGAGCCCACGACCCCGCTCGGCCGCTCCAACCCGCAGGGCGCGCCGCTCGAGTACCACATCCGGCTGCTGCAGACCTACCGGGCGACGATGGACGAGTTCGGCCTGACGTCGCCGCCCGGGTACGGACCGGCGGGGCCGGGGCGGGCGGTGTTCTCGGTGAGTTCGTTCATGGACAGCCTGCCGGCGGACGACTCCGGGCCCGCGGGCGCTTGA